A window of Pullulanibacillus sp. KACC 23026 genomic DNA:
AACCGCATTGGCACCAATCAGTACATCATCTTCTAAAATCACCGGCTGGGCAGAAGGCGGTTCAATAACACCGGCTAAAACAGCGCCAGCACCTACATGACAGTTCTTACCCACTGTAGCTCGTCCACCTAAGATCGCGCCCATATCAATCATCGTGCCTTCACCAATAACAGCCCCAATGTTAATAACAGCGCCCATCATAATGACGGCATTATTGCCGATTTCGACTTGATCACGGATAATAGCACCTGGTTCAATACGCGCTTGCACTTTCTTTGTATCCAAAAGCGGAATAGCCGAGTGACGGCGGTCATTCTCTAATACATAATCCTCAATTCGTGACGAGTTCGTTTCCAACACATCGCGAATGATTTTCCATTCACCAAAAAGCACACCTGTCGTTCCATTGATAAAACTCTTTGTGCCTTCGCCGAAGTCAATGCCTTCCAAATCCCCTTTTATGTAGACCTTTACAGGTGTTGATTTTTCACTGTTTTGAATAAACGCAATGATTTCATTGGCATCCATCATGGTCCAAACACCCTCCCTTTAATCGCCTGCCACAGCATTAATTGCCTGGCTTCTTTTTTTCCTTTTCTTCTTTAGAAGTCTAAAGTCTCTTCTATGTTAACGAATTTTTGCGATGAAGTCTATTAAATCCTTCAATCAAACGGATACTCTTCTCTCACTAAATCAACGAAAGCTTTTACTTGCCGAAGTTCTAAAGCTTCTTCAGAGGTCAATAACCACGTCCCGCGTTCGAGTCTGCTTCCCGATACATCAAGCAACGGTAAACGAGAGATACTTTCATCCCGCTCAGTCAGGCTAATTCCTGGCAAGATCGCATAACCAATTCCATTCAATGCCATTTGTTTGCATGTCTCAATTTGATCAACAATGATCGTGCGTTCAGGACGTTTTTTAAAAGTTTGATGCCACCAATCTTGAATGACATGATGATAGTTTGAATCACTCCGGAATTGAATATAGGGCCTTGGTGTTTTTGGAAGATCCTCTATTGATTCAATTTGGGTATCGACTAAATGCAAAGCATCCGAGAAGAGATGATGCTTAGTGCCCCGCCATTTAGGATTTCCTCTTATAATGCCGATGTGACTGTCATCCTCATACATATGCCTTAGGATCTCACTGGACCAGCCTGTCATTAGTGAAATTTTCACTTGAGGATATCGGGCAACATATTTCTTTAACATTTTCGGAAGCCAATATTGGCCGATTATAGAGGCCACTGCAATTTTTAAGGTACCATAGATTTCCTTGACATTCATTTGCATTTCTTCACGAAGATGTCCTTCGATCTCAAGCATCTCCTTAGCAAATTGGGCCACTTTTTCTCCTTCTGATGTAAGAATCAGCCCTTTCTTTGATCTTACGAATAAAGGGATGCCCCAATCTTCTTCAATCGAATGGAGGCGCTGACTGAGTGCAGGCTGAGAAACAAAAAGACGCTCTGCGGCTTTTCTCATATTTTTTTCTTCGGCCAAAACCGAAATCACTTGCATGTCCGATCTTTGCATTTTGATCCTCCATTAAACAAGACTCACCTGTGGAGATGATAGCACTCATTATAATGGATTCCAGCTTAATTCGCGACCTTCTTTAGATACAAAATAGAAAAATTCCTCTTTTCTCATCAGAAATGGGAACCGTTAAAACACGTTTCGATTCAGAAAGACAACCGGAAATGATGTTTAGAAAAAGGAGGTTATCCTATACCGTTTTCCCCTCCTAAGGAAAAAACAACGAATAGGATAACCTCCTTTAGTAATTTAGACTTACTTTACAGGTAGGACTTCATGACTAATATCCCTCAAGTAATGGTTCATGAACTTAAGCAAAGCACTTCTTGGGATAATCCCTTTAAAATTTTCTTCCTGATCTACTACACACAAAAAAGGTTCATTTATCGAAAGTTTGACAACGGTTAAGAAATCATCATCCGGGTGAACAATGGGGACAGAGCTTTTCATGACGTCTTGCACTTTAAACTCCGATAACTTTTCAAATTCGATCCGTTCAATTCCAAAGATAT
This region includes:
- the dapD gene encoding 2,3,4,5-tetrahydropyridine-2,6-dicarboxylate N-acetyltransferase, whose amino-acid sequence is MMDANEIIAFIQNSEKSTPVKVYIKGDLEGIDFGEGTKSFINGTTGVLFGEWKIIRDVLETNSSRIEDYVLENDRRHSAIPLLDTKKVQARIEPGAIIRDQVEIGNNAVIMMGAVINIGAVIGEGTMIDMGAILGGRATVGKNCHVGAGAVLAGVIEPPSAQPVILEDDVLIGANAVVLEGVKIGKGSVVAAGAVVIEDVPANKVVAGVPARIIKEIDDKTRSKVEIKQELRQLKED
- a CDS encoding LysR family transcriptional regulator, with protein sequence MQRSDMQVISVLAEEKNMRKAAERLFVSQPALSQRLHSIEEDWGIPLFVRSKKGLILTSEGEKVAQFAKEMLEIEGHLREEMQMNVKEIYGTLKIAVASIIGQYWLPKMLKKYVARYPQVKISLMTGWSSEILRHMYEDDSHIGIIRGNPKWRGTKHHLFSDALHLVDTQIESIEDLPKTPRPYIQFRSDSNYHHVIQDWWHQTFKKRPERTIIVDQIETCKQMALNGIGYAILPGISLTERDESISRLPLLDVSGSRLERGTWLLTSEEALELRQVKAFVDLVREEYPFD
- the cbpB gene encoding cyclic-di-AMP-binding protein CbpB is translated as MKRLKECDVINKNIMDLIIPDEQVAVVQSNNPLEHALLVLVKSGYSAIPVVDIKNKFQGIVSKTMILNHIFGIERIEFEKLSEFKVQDVMKSSVPIVHPDDDFLTVVKLSINEPFLCVVDQEENFKGIIPRSALLKFMNHYLRDISHEVLPVK